One window of the Epinephelus moara isolate mb chromosome 22, YSFRI_EMoa_1.0, whole genome shotgun sequence genome contains the following:
- the rida gene encoding 2-iminobutanoate/2-iminopropanoate deaminase isoform X1 produces MASIRRHCPYTPKAPVRQGIYSQSVVVDRTMYISGQLGMDVASGQLVDGGVQAQAKQALINMGEILKAAGCDYTNVVKTTVLLADINDFNSVNEVYKTFFSKNFPARAAYQVAALPRGGLVEIEAIAVLGPLSDS; encoded by the exons ATGGCATCTATTCGTCGACATTGCCCCTACACACCTAAAGCCCCTGTCAGACAGGGCATATACAG CCAGTCGGTGGTTGTGGACCGAACGATGTACATCTCAGGTCAGCTGGGGATGGACGTGGCCTCTGGTCAGCTGGTAGATGGAGGGGTGCAGGCCCAGGCCAAGCag GCTCTCATCAACATGGGGGAGATCCTTAAAGCTGCTGGCTGTGACTACACCAATG TGGTGAAGACGACTGTGCTGCTCGCTGACATCAACGACTTTAACAGCGTCAATGAGGTCTACAAAACAT TTTTCAGTAAGAACTTCCCCGCCAGAGCTGCCTACCAAGTCGCTGCTCTCCCCAGA gGTGGGCTGGTGGAAATTGAGGCGATTGCTGTTCTTGGTCCTCTCTCAGACTCCTGA
- the rida gene encoding 2-iminobutanoate/2-iminopropanoate deaminase isoform X2: MSALNRKIINTTSAPAAIGPYSQSVVVDRTMYISGQLGMDVASGQLVDGGVQAQAKQALINMGEILKAAGCDYTNVVKTTVLLADINDFNSVNEVYKTFFSKNFPARAAYQVAALPRGGLVEIEAIAVLGPLSDS, translated from the exons ATGTCTGCGCTCAACAGAAAGATCATCAACACTACATCGGCCCCTGCTGCCATCGGACCATACAG CCAGTCGGTGGTTGTGGACCGAACGATGTACATCTCAGGTCAGCTGGGGATGGACGTGGCCTCTGGTCAGCTGGTAGATGGAGGGGTGCAGGCCCAGGCCAAGCag GCTCTCATCAACATGGGGGAGATCCTTAAAGCTGCTGGCTGTGACTACACCAATG TGGTGAAGACGACTGTGCTGCTCGCTGACATCAACGACTTTAACAGCGTCAATGAGGTCTACAAAACAT TTTTCAGTAAGAACTTCCCCGCCAGAGCTGCCTACCAAGTCGCTGCTCTCCCCAGA gGTGGGCTGGTGGAAATTGAGGCGATTGCTGTTCTTGGTCCTCTCTCAGACTCCTGA
- the stk3 gene encoding serine/threonine-protein kinase 3: protein MEPSAPKSKLKKLSEDSLTKQPEEVFDVLEKLGEGSYGSVFKAIHKESGQVVAIKQVPVESDLQEIIKEISIMQQCDSPYVVKYYGSYFKNTDLWIVMEYCGAGSVSDIIRLRNKTLTEDEIATILKSTLKGLEYLHFMRKIHRDIKAGNILLNTEGHAKLADFGVAGQLTDTMAKRNTVIGTPFWMAPEVIQEIGYNCVADIWSLGITSIEMAEGKPPYADIHPMRAIFMIPTNPPPTFRKPELWSDEFTDFVKKCLVKNPEQRATATQLLQHPFISQAKPVTILRDLITEAMEMKAKRQQEQQRELEEEDDNSEEETEVDSHTMVKSGSEGAGTMRATSTMSDGAQTMIEHGSTMLESDLGTMVINSDDDEEEEEDQGSMRRHATPQQPIRPSFMDYFDKQDSNKAAQQQENYNHNQPQEQPGYHIQSKNVFPDNWKVPQDGDFDFLKNLDFEELQMRLTALDPMMEREIEELRQRYTAKRQPILDAMDAKKRRQQNF from the exons ATGGAGCCGTCTGCGCCCAAAAG caagcTGAAAAAGCTGAGTGAAGACAGTTTGACCAAACAACCAGAGGAAGTGTTTGATGTTTTAGAGAAACTCGGTGAAGG tTCCTATGGCAGCGTGTTCAAAGCCATCCATAAGGAGTCAGGCCAGGTGGTGGCCATTAAGCAGGTTCCTGTGGAGTCTGATCTGCAGGAGATCATCAAGGAGATTTCCATCATGCAGCAGTGTGACAG CCCTTACGTAGTGAAGTACTATGGCAGCTACTTCAAGAACACAGACCTGTGGATTGTCATGGAGTACTGTGGAGCAGGCTCTGTGTCTGACATCATCAGATTGCGCAACAAGACG TTGACAGAAGATGAGATTGCAACTATTCTGAAGTCGACACTGAAAGGTCTTGAATATCTTCACTTCATGAGGAAGATCCATCGGGACATCAAGGCAGGAAACATCCTCCTCAACACTGAGGGACACGCTAAACTGGCAGACTTTGGAGTTGCTGGACAACTAACG GACACAATGGCAAAGAGAAACACTGTGATTGGTACTCCATTCTGGATGGCCCCTGAGGTGATCCAGGAGATCGGATACAACTGCGTGGCTGACATCTGGTCCCTGGGCATCACGTCTATAGAGATGGCAGAGGGCAAACCTCCCTATGCTGACATCCATCCCATGAGA GCGATCTTCATGATCCCCACCAACCCTCCTCCAACATTCAGAAAGCCGGAGCTTTGGTCAGACGAATTCACAGACTTTGTCAAGAAGTGTCTGGTCAAGAATCCAGAGCAGAGAGCAACCGCCACGCAGCTCCTACAG CACCCATTTATCAGCCAGGCCAAGCCGGTCACAATCCTGAGAGACCTGATAACCGAGGCCATGGAGATGAAAGCCAagaggcagcaggagcagcagagagagctggaggaggaggacgacaACTCT gaggaggagacggaggTGGACTCTCACACTATGGTGAAGTCGGGCTCAGAGGGCGCAGGAACCATGAGGGCCACCAGCACCATGAGTGATGGGGCGCAGACCATGATTGAACACGGCAGCACCATGCTAGAGTCAGACCTGGGCACTATGGTCAtcaacagtgatgatgatgaagaggaggaggaagaccagggatCCATGAGGA GACACGCCACCCCCCAGCAGCCGATACGTCCGTCCTTCATGGACTACTTTGACAAGCAGGACTCTAACAAAGCAGCCCAGCAGCAGGAGAACTACAACCACAACCAGCCACAGGAGCAGCCTGGCTACCATATCCAGTCCAAGAATGTCTTCCCAGACAACTGGAAGGTGCCTCAGGACGGAGACTTTGACTTT CTGAAGAACCTGGACTTTGAGGAGCTGCAGATGCGCCTGACTGCCTTGGATCCCatgatggagcgggagattgaggAGCTCAGGCAGCGGTACACAGCCAAAAGGCAGCCCATCTTGGATGCCATGGATGCCAAGAAGAGACGACAACAGAACTTCTGA
- the polr2k gene encoding DNA-directed RNA polymerases I, II, and III subunit RPABC4, producing MDAQKDLQPPKQQPMIYICGECHTENEIKARDPIRCRECGYRIMYKKRTKRLVVFDAR from the exons ATGGATGCTCAGAAAGATTTGCAGCCGCCCAAACAGCAGCCTATGATCTACATATGTGGAG aatgtcacactgaaaatgaaattaagGCCCGTGATCCAATCCGATGCAGGGAGTGCGGTTACAGGATCATGTACAAGAAGAGAACAAAGAGAT TGGTCGTCTTTGATGCCAGATGA
- the spag1a gene encoding sperm-associated antigen 1A, whose protein sequence is MGNAQEKPPGSGGGGGGGGGRPDQATAGTGTRSRGGAGVEKPQTQRAPGKGVANGTQRENSSAGGQGKQDSPAVDTSYLDAPAGALPPHLARLKNAGNHLFKHGQFGDALEKYTQAIDGCAEAGIDSPEDVCILYSNRAACYLKDGNSTDCIQDCTKALELQPFSLKPLLRRAMAYESLERYRKAYVDYKTVLQIDTGVQAAHDSVHRITKMLIEQDGPEWRENLPEIPTVPLSVQLQHRDKPVSAEVAQARAARAAQEEARRKDARFTLLKREGNDLVKKGHFQEALEKYCECLTLKPDECAVYTNRAICFLKLNRFEEAKQDCDSALQLEPSNKKAFYRRALAFKGLQDYLSASSDLQEVLQLDPKVREAEQELEVVTSLLRQSLMDSTAHTHRV, encoded by the exons ATGGGGAACGCACAGGAGAAGCCTCCGggcagcggaggaggaggaggaggaggaggaggaagaccagaTCAGGCCACAGCAGGGACCGGGACGAGAAGCCGGGGTGGAGCCGGTGTGGAAAAGCCCCAGACTCAGAGAGCTCCAGGGAAGGGGGTGGCCAATGGCACTCAGAGGGAAAACAGCTCTGCTGGTGGACAAGGGAAGCAGGACAGCCCTGCAGTGGACACAAGTTATCTGGACGCCCCTGCTGGCGCTCTTCCTCCTCACCTGGCCCGGCTCAAGAATGCAGGGAACCACCTCTTCAAACATGGGCAGTTTGGAGACGCCTTGGAGAAGTACACACAGGCCATTGATGGATGTGCTGAAGCAG GCATTGACAGCCCAGAGGACGTGTGTATCCTCTATTCCAACAGAGCCGCCTGTTACCTGAAGGATGGAAACAGCACAGACTGCATACAGGACTGTACCAA GGCTTTGGAGCTGCAGCCCTTCTCGTTGAAGCCCCTGTTGCGCAGAGCTATGGCCTATGAGTCACTGGAGCGCTACAGAAAGGCCTATGTGGATTATAAGACCGTCCTGCAGATAGACACCGGGGTGCAGGCGGCTCACGACAGCGTCCACAG GATCACCAAGATGCTTATCGAGCAGGACGGACCCGAGTGGAGAGAGAACCTTCCGGAGATTCCCAccgtccctctgtctgtccagCTGCAACACAGAGACAAACCGGTCAGCGCCGAAGTGGCTCAAGCCCGAGCCGCCAGGGCTGCGCAGGAGGAAG CCAGAAGAAAAGACGCCCGCTTTACTTTACTGAAACGAGAAGGCAACGACCTGGTCAAGAAAGGCCACTTTCAGGAAGCTCTGGAAAAGTACTGTGAATGTCTCACATTGAAACCTGACGAATGTGCCGTCTACACAAACAG AGCCATTTGTTTCCTGAAACTAAATCGCTTTGAAGAGGCCAAACAGGACTGTGACTCTGCGCTGCAGCTTGAGCCGAGCAACAAGAAAGCCTTCTACAGACGAGCCCTGGCTTTTAAGGGTTTACAG GACTACCTGTCGGCCAGCAGTGACCTCCAGGAAGTCCTCCAGCTGGATCCGAAGGTTCGGGAGGCCGAGCAGGAGCTTGAGGTGGTGACGAGCCTGCTGAGACAGAGCCTGATGGAcagcactgcacacacacacagg GTTTGA